A part of Deltaproteobacteria bacterium genomic DNA contains:
- a CDS encoding branched-chain amino acid ABC transporter permease: MSILAIIVDIVLNSLVLGGVLLIVAIGLNIIYGLSRVMNLAHGSLYALGAYAGFTLVASGLNFFVALLIAPVLIAAVGLIIERIIIAPVRKRSIVYTLILTYGLMFLLDGLIKYFWGNEPRFIELPEFMRQTLPIAGTHYPVFRLVTLLITAAAMIGLMLFLGKTKLGIILRAASSIPEMVSCMGINMTYVHMSAFALGCILAGIAGVISGPLYTIDPIMGHEMLISSFVVIVIGGLGSLRGAVLAAFLIGLVQTLAEFFVTDLAMVIVYMMMAVILALMPRGLLGEGRFE, translated from the coding sequence ATGAGCATTCTCGCTATCATCGTAGATATTGTATTAAACAGCCTCGTCCTGGGCGGCGTGCTCTTGATTGTCGCCATCGGGCTCAATATCATTTACGGCCTGAGCCGGGTAATGAATCTTGCTCACGGGTCCCTCTATGCATTGGGGGCGTATGCAGGCTTTACCCTGGTTGCCTCCGGTCTCAACTTCTTTGTGGCGCTCCTCATCGCCCCGGTCCTTATCGCCGCGGTGGGGTTGATCATTGAGCGGATCATTATTGCGCCGGTTAGAAAGCGATCCATCGTCTATACCCTGATCCTCACATACGGACTCATGTTTCTCCTGGACGGTCTGATAAAATACTTCTGGGGGAATGAACCCCGTTTTATCGAACTCCCCGAGTTTATGAGACAGACGCTTCCCATCGCCGGAACCCACTATCCGGTTTTCAGGCTGGTGACACTCCTGATCACGGCCGCGGCCATGATCGGATTGATGTTGTTTCTGGGAAAAACAAAACTGGGCATCATCCTCAGGGCGGCCAGCAGTATTCCTGAGATGGTATCGTGTATGGGAATCAACATGACCTACGTCCATATGAGCGCCTTTGCATTGGGCTGTATTCTGGCCGGAATTGCCGGAGTCATTTCAGGGCCGCTCTATACCATAGACCCGATCATGGGGCACGAAATGCTGATCAGCTCTTTTGTCGTCATTGTGATCGGGGGGCTGGGCAGTTTGAGGGGCGCTGTACTGGCGGCCTTCCTGATCGGACTGGTTCAGACCTTAGCCGAGTTTTTTGTAACGGATCTGGCCATGGTCATTGTCTATATGATGATGGCCGTTATCCTTGCTTTAATGCCCCGGGGGCTCCTTGGAGAAGGAAGGTTTGAGTAA
- a CDS encoding branched-chain amino acid ABC transporter permease, protein MDDRTSETGLKKGTGHPLRIVALLIIIACLALFPFVVTNRFYISLVNEMLIYGLLAMSLDVLLGYTGLLSFMHNAYLGIGAYVVGLFLIHISPSSLWLAILAGVAVTSLIALPVGWVQVRTGGLAFALLTLAFGMMFYTIVWKWYSLTGGDDGLMGVPHPDIQLGGFVLGSSGNPTAMYLFSLCIVIICLLLTWRIVHSPFGAVLEAIRENEERASFVGINVRRYKLYGWMYACMLGGVSGGLFILYRGYIGPTTMSAFAGAGVLMMVLVGGMGSLWGPIVGAGIFIFIQDYISTMTEHWELFVGLVVILLVLFMPRGFVGLGDYLTRFRKE, encoded by the coding sequence ATGGATGATCGCACGTCTGAAACGGGCTTAAAGAAGGGAACCGGGCATCCTCTCAGGATCGTGGCCCTTCTCATCATTATCGCCTGTCTTGCCCTGTTCCCATTTGTCGTGACCAACCGATTCTATATCAGCCTCGTCAATGAGATGCTGATCTACGGTCTGCTGGCCATGAGTCTCGACGTGCTCCTGGGATATACGGGCCTGCTCTCCTTTATGCACAATGCCTACCTGGGGATCGGGGCCTATGTGGTGGGTCTGTTTCTGATCCATATATCGCCGTCATCCCTTTGGTTGGCTATCCTTGCGGGAGTTGCGGTGACATCGCTCATCGCCCTCCCTGTGGGGTGGGTCCAGGTGCGTACCGGAGGGTTGGCCTTCGCCCTTTTGACCCTGGCCTTCGGCATGATGTTTTATACCATTGTATGGAAGTGGTACAGTCTCACCGGGGGCGACGATGGTCTGATGGGGGTCCCCCATCCTGACATTCAGTTGGGGGGCTTTGTCCTGGGCAGTTCCGGAAATCCAACCGCCATGTATCTCTTCAGCCTGTGCATTGTCATCATCTGCCTGCTGCTGACATGGCGGATTGTCCATTCCCCATTCGGGGCAGTGCTGGAGGCCATACGGGAAAACGAGGAAAGGGCCTCCTTTGTGGGCATCAATGTTCGCAGATATAAGCTCTACGGATGGATGTACGCCTGCATGCTGGGCGGTGTCAGCGGGGGGCTTTTCATCCTTTACAGAGGTTATATCGGCCCGACGACCATGAGCGCATTTGCGGGTGCAGGGGTCCTTATGATGGTCCTGGTCGGAGGGATGGGCTCTCTCTGGGGACCTATTGTCGGGGCGGGCATTTTCATCTTTATACAGGATTACATCAGCACCATGACCGAGCACTGGGAGCTGTTCGTGGGCCTGGTGGTGATCCTCCTTGTGCTGTTCATGCCGAGAGGCTTCGTCGGCCTGGGTGACTATCTGACGCGCTTCAGAAAGGAATAA
- a CDS encoding ABC transporter ATP-binding protein: protein MTTILSTKGLHKHFGGVLAVNDVDAEFKAKRLRSIIGPNGAGKTTFINVITGRLPASSGAVLFGDRNITNRPAHRLVRLGICRTFQITSIFLGLTVFENVRIAAQSRIGGSFRIFSARESLKAVNDKAWEILHRLGLESKATVPSTNLAHGDQRCLEVAMALAGDPKILFLDEPTAGMSPAETEHIAGLIKGLTETIAVVLVEHDMDVVMSISDEITVLNQGSIIAEGPPRAIQDNDLVKEAYLGHA, encoded by the coding sequence ATGACCACCATCCTGAGCACAAAGGGCCTTCACAAGCATTTTGGCGGCGTGCTCGCCGTCAACGATGTAGATGCTGAATTTAAAGCCAAACGCCTCCGTTCCATCATCGGACCCAACGGGGCCGGAAAAACCACCTTCATTAATGTCATCACAGGCAGACTCCCCGCCAGTTCCGGTGCGGTGCTGTTCGGGGACCGGAACATTACCAACAGGCCTGCCCATCGACTGGTCCGGTTGGGCATTTGTCGCACCTTTCAGATAACGAGTATTTTTCTTGGATTGACCGTATTTGAAAATGTGCGGATTGCGGCGCAAAGCCGGATAGGCGGGTCATTCAGGATTTTTTCAGCAAGAGAAAGCCTTAAAGCGGTCAATGACAAGGCTTGGGAAATACTCCATCGCTTGGGACTCGAGAGCAAGGCGACCGTGCCTTCCACCAATCTGGCCCACGGCGATCAGCGCTGCCTGGAAGTGGCCATGGCGTTGGCCGGCGATCCCAAGATCCTGTTTCTGGACGAACCCACGGCAGGGATGTCGCCTGCGGAGACGGAACATATCGCAGGGCTGATCAAAGGATTAACCGAAACCATTGCCGTCGTCTTGGTGGAACATGATATGGATGTGGTCATGAGCATTTCAGATGAAATCACCGTCCTGAACCAGGGGAGCATCATTGCTGAGGGACCTCCCCGGGCAATCCAGGACAATGATCTGGTCAAGGAGGCGTATCTCGGCCATGCGTAA